The sequence GCCACCGTGATCGAGCGCGCAAAGCTCAATGGCAGTGCGATAGGGAATGAAGGTTTGCAGCATATCGGTGAGGGCGGCTTTACGCAGGTAGTTCTGATAGGCGGGAACGCCGATGGCGCTCAGAATCGCAATAATGCCAATGACCACCATCAGCTCAATGAGTGTGAATCCTTGTTGTCTGTCCATATCTGCTCCTTATGCAAAGTGGCGCTACTCTGGCAGTGCGAAAGGAGAGAAACGAGGGGCAAAAAAGGGAACGGGAAAGGGGCTTCAGAGAATTCATGCAGTGTTGCAGAGAAGAACAACGGATTTGCGAGCAGGACTGAAATTCCCCTCTCCGGGCGGAGAGGGGAAGCGTGTTATTTGAAGCGCATGGAGAGGTCAAGGGCGCGAACGTGTTTGGTCAGCGCGCCGACGGATATGTAGTCCACACCGGTTTCGGCGAATTCACGGATCGTGTCGAACGTGACGTTCCCGGAAACTTCAAGCTGGGCGCGGCCGTTAGTCAGTGTTACTGCCTCGCGCATCTGCTCAGTTTCGAAATTGTCGAGCATGATGATATCGGCTCCGGCCTTAACGGCCTGCTCCAGCTCTTCCAGGCTTTCGACTTCCACTTCAACAGGGACATCCGGGTGCAGCCAGAAGGCTTTCTCAACGGCCTGGCGCACGGAACCCGACGCAATAATGTGGTTCTCTTTGATCAGGAAGGCATCGGATAAGCCCAGTCGATGGTTGGCGCCGCCGCCACAGAGCACCGCGTACTTCAGCGCAGTGCGCAGGCCTGGCAGCGTTTTGCGGGTATCCAGCAGCTGAGTGTGGGTGCCGGCCAGGAGGTCAACATAGCGACGTACTTCGCTGGCGACGCCAGAGAGCGTTTGTACAAAATTGAGCGCGGTGCGTTCGCCGGTCAGCAAGACGCGCGAGGGACCGTCCAGCTCGAACAGCGGCTGATTGGCTGTAATCGCATCACCATCTTCAACGTGCCAGGTCACCTGCACATCATCGCCCGCCAGTTGAGTAAATACCTCTTCAACCCAACGCTTGCCGCAAAAAACGCCCTCTTCACGGGTAATAATGACCGCGTGGGAACGTGTCTCTTTTGGCAATAATTGTGCGGTAATGTCTTTATCGGCATTCACGTCACCCCCAAGGTCTTCTTTTAACGCATGGGCAACGCTTGCCGGAATATCCATATTAATACGTTCCAGAAGTGCTTCACGTCGGTGGTCGGGGTTGTAGCGGCGAGGCGGCATGATAAAACTCCAAATTGGTAACGAATCATAATATTGAAACATGCTACTCTGAACCGAGTCATTGCACCATACAGAAGGAGTTCCAGCATGTTGTTAGAAAACGGATGGCTGGTGGATGCGCGGCGCGTACCCTCGCCGCACCACGATTGCCGCCCGGAGGATGAAAAGCCCACACTGCTGGTGGTTCATAATATTAGTCTCCCGCCGGGTGAATTTGGCGGCCCGTGGATCGATGCGTTATTCACGGGAACGATAGATCCCAATGCCCATCCTTTCTTCGCTGAGATTGCGCATTTGCGCGTGTCGGCTCACTGTCTGATTCGTCGTGATGGTGAGGTGGTTCAGTATGTTCCTTTTGATAAGCGCGCCTGGCATGCCGGGGTGTCGATGTATCACGGGCGCGAACGGTGCAACGATTTCTCCATTGGGATCGAGCTGGAAGGCACGGATACTACGCCCTACACCGACTCACAGTATCAACAGTTAGCGGCTGTGACCCGTACGCTTATCGGACTCTACCCGGCAATCGCCGACAACATTACCGGACACAGTGATATCGCTCCGGCGAGAAAAACCGATCCTGGCCCGGCATTTGACTGGCCCCGCTTTCGCGCCATGCTCACCGCGTCGTCAGAATAAGGAGATACCATGACGTTGTTTACCATGCTGCTGGTTATCATCGCTGAACGTCTGTTCAAGCTCGGTGAGCACTGGCATCTGGATCACCGGCTGGAGGTGTTATTCCGCCGCATCAGGCACTTTTCCATGCTGCGCACGCTGCTGATGATGGCGGGTGTGATGGTGATTACCTTCCTGCTGCTGCGCGCGCTGTACGGACTCTTTTTCAATGTGCCGCTGCTGGTGGTGTGGATCCTGCTTGGCGTGCTGTGCATTGGTGCGGGCAAGGTGCGTTTGCACTACCACGCTTATCTTAAAGCGGCCTCCCGCGATGATGCCCACGCGCGCGGTGCCATGGCGAGCGAACTGACGATGATCCACGGCGTGCCGCCGGATTGCGACGAGCGCGAGTTCCTGCGCGAGCTGCAAAATGCGCTGCTGTGGATTAACTTCCGTTACTACCTCGCGCCGCTGTTCTGGTTTGTGGTGGGCGGCCCGGTGGGACCCGTCTTGCTGATGGGGTACGCGTTCCTGCGTGCCTGGCAGACCTGGCTTGCCCGTTATCTGACGCCGCATGAACGTTTGCTCTCCGGCATTGATGCCATCCTGCATGTGCTCGACTGGCTGCCGGTGCGTCTGGTGGGTGTGGTGTATGCGCTCATTGGCCACGGTGAAAAAGCATTGCCAGCGTGGTTTGCGTCTCTGGGCGACCGACACACCTCGCAGTATCAGGTGTTAACCCGTCTGGCGCAGTTTTCCCTGGCGCGAGAGCCGCATACCGACAAGATTGAAACGCCAAAAGCGGCGGTTTCAATGGCAAAGAAAACGTCGTTTGTGGTGGTGGTGGTGGTGGCGCTGCTGACCATTTACGGCACGCTGGTGTAAGCCAGCGCGCCGCAAACGCTATAGCGTATCCGCAGGCGGGATGCCGAAATCAGGCATCCCGCTTTCATTCCAGCGGACAAGCTTCAGTCGGGTATGGCGATTCGGATCGTACAGCGGGTCGCCCTCAATTTCGGTGTAATTCCGCGCGTGATACACCAGCACATCTTCCCCTTCCGGCGTTTGCGTAAAGCTGTTGTGACCCGGGCCGTACTGACGATTTTCGTAGCTGGTAACGAACACCGGACGCGCAGATTTGTGCCAGTTCGCCGGCTGTCGCGGATCGGCATTCAGGTATATCCACAATAACCCCATGCAGTAGTTCTCATCGGTGGCGCTAGCGGAGTAGCTGATAAACAGCTTGTCGCCGTGAACCAGCACCGCCGGACCTTCATTAACCAGAAATCCGCGGCATTCCCAGTCATATTCAGGTTTACTGAGCATCACCGGCTCGCCTTTCAGCGTCCACGGATTTTCCATTTCACACAGATAAAGGTTGGAGTTTCCGGCGATATCCGGCGCTTTTTGCGCCCACAGATACCAGCGTTTCCCCTGATGGACAAAGGTGGTGGCATCGAGGGCGAAAGTGTCGAATGGCGTTTTTATTTGCCCCTTCTCGACCCACGTACCGGCGAGCGGATCGCTGTCGGTACACTCCAGCGCAAACATTCGGTGCTGGAACATGCCGAGGCTATCAAGCGCCTGGGTGTGCGTCGCGGCAAAATAGATGTACCACTTCCCGTCGATGTGATGCAGTTCTGGGGCCCAAATCAACTGGCTCATTGGACCGGTGTCGGGTTTGCGCCAGACCACTATCTCTTCGGCGCTGCGCAAGCCCTCCAGCGAGTCAGCACGGCGGATAGCCAGCCTGTCGTACTCCGGCACGGAGGCAATAAAATAGTATTGCCCCTCATGATGTAAAATGTACGGGTCGGCGCGTTGTTCAATAAACGGGTTTGGCCAGGTTTGCATGCAACTTTCCTTATTTTGTCTCTGCGGCTTTGAGTTCCTGATAAGCGTTCAGCTCGCGGTAGTTGGCGCGGCGCTTTTCCAGATCGGACTGGATCATCTTCATGGTTTCGCGGTCCACTTTCAGCAGGCGTACAACGCCCGCGGTAATTAAGTATCCAACGCCAGGAATAACGGTAAACAGCAGTACGATACCGTTAATGGCCTCCGCGCTTTGCGCTTTTGCGCCTGCGTCGTAACCGTACCAGGAGAGCAGAAAACCGACCATTGCCCCGGCAATCGCCAGACCCAGCTTCAGGAAGAAAATGTTGCCGGAGAAGCTGATCCCGGTGATGCGTTTCCCGGTTTTCCACTCGCCGTAGTCATCCACGTCAGCCATCAGCGACCAGTGCAGCGGAGACGGGATCTGGTGCAGGATGTTCAGCAGAACGTAGAGCACCACGATGGTGACGGTGGCTTTCGGGTCGAAGAAATAGAAGGCGCAGGAAAATATCGCCAGCACGATATTGGTCCAGAAGAAGACCTTCAGTTTACACCAGCGGTCGGTCAGCACTTTTGCCAGCACGCTGCCAAGCATCATGCCGATAACCCCCAGGCTGATAAACACGGTGGCGAAGTGGGTGCTCTGGCCCATCACCCAGGTGACGTAATACATGGTTGCCGCCATGCGGATAAAGCCCGGGCAGACGTTGCAGAGCGTCAGGAGCAAAATTCGCACCCACTGGTCGTTTTTCCACACGTCTTTCAGGTCATTTTTCAGCTCGTCGTGGGTCTGCACCGCCGGGCGCACGCGCTCGCGCACGGTGGCGAAGCAGAACAGGAACATGCAGGTGCCAATCAGCGCCAGTACGGTCATTGCCATCTGGTAGCCTTTGGCTTTGTTATCCCCGCCAAACCAGTCGGCCATCGGCAGCAGCGTCAATGACAGCAGCAACGTGGCGATGCCGACCAGCACGAAGCGGTAGGACTGGCAGGCCACACGCTCTTTCGGATCGTTGGTGATCACCCCTCCTAACGAGCAGTAAGGGATGTTGATGGCCGTATAGGTTAATGAGAGCAGGAAGTAGGTGACAAACGCATAGATAACTTTGCTGTTATAGCTCCACTCCGGTGTGGTGAACATCAGAATACTGAACAGCGCGTAGGGGAAGGCAATCCACAGCAGCCATGGACGAAAACGGCCATATTTACTGCGGGTGCGGTCGGCAATTGCCCCCATGATAGGGTCGGTGACGGCGTCAATCACACGGACCGACAGCAGTAAGACCCCCACCAGCGCAGGCGCGAGGCCAAATATGTCGGTATAAAAATAGTTAACAAACAGCATGATGGCGCCAAAGATGATGTTGCAACCTGCATCGCCCATCCCATAGCCGATCTTTTCTTTTACTGACAGTTTAGCGTTATCCATAGACTGCTCTCCGGGTTTCGGTATGGAGAGAATTATTTGCTGGCAAACGAATATATGCGTTGCAGTATCAGGGCGGTGATATGGATAAAAACGCTGTAGGGATGAAAGTGTGAGGGAGGTAACAACGCGCGGTACCCGCAAAAGCAGGTACCGCGGAGGAGACTTAGTGGGCCTTCATGGCCTTGCGGCTTTTCTGGCTGAAGAGATAGCCAACGCCCAGCACGGCAATCCAGACCGGGATCAGGTAGACGGAGATTGCCATACCCGGCGTGATCAGCATGATCACCAGCACGGCCGCCATAAACAGCAGGCAGATCCAGTTACCCAGCGGATAGAGCAGGGCAGGGAAGCGCGTCGTCACGCCCTGCTGCTGTTTCGCGCGGCGGAACTTGATGTGCGCCAGGCTGATCATCGCCCAGTTGATGACCAGTGCAGAGACCACCAGTGCCATTAGCAGGCCAAATGCGGATTCCGGCGCCATGTAGTTAATCAGCACGCACAGCGCCGTCACGATGGCTGAAACAATGATGGTGTTGACCGGCACGCCGCGTTTATCAACGTTGAGCAGCATCTTCGGCGCATTGCCCTGCTGGGCCAGACCGAACAGCATACGGCTGTTGCAGTATACGCAGCTGTTGTACACGGAAAGCGCCGCGGTCAGCACCACGACATTGAGCGCGTTCGCCACGACGGTATCACCCAGTTCGTGGAAAATCAGCACAAACGGACTGGTGTCGGCAGTGACGCGCGTCCATGGCAGCAGGGAGAGCAGGACTGCCAGCGAGCCCACATAGAAGATCAGAATTCGGTAGATAACCTGATTCGTCGCTTTCGGGATGCTCTGCTCAGGATTGTCGGCTTCTGCGGCGGTGATACCCACCAGTTCCAGACCGCCGAAAGAGAACATAATGATGGCCATCATCATCACCAGACCGGTCATGCCGTGAGGCAGGAAGCCGCCCTGTTCCCAGAGGTTACGCACGGTTGCCTGTGGGCCACCGTTGCCGCTGAACAGCAGCCAGCCGCCAAAGATAATCATCGCCACGACGGCGATCACTTTGATGATGGCAAACCAGAACTCCATCTCACCGAACACTTTTACGTTGGTGAGGTTAATGGCGTTGATAATGACGAAGAAAGCTGCAGCAGAAACCCAGGTTGGGATGTCGGGATACCAGAACTGAATATACTTCCCGACGGCAGTCAGCTCGGCCATGGCAACCAGAACGTACAATACCCAGTAGTTCCAGCCGGAGGCGAAACCGGCAAAGCTGCCCCAGTACTTATAGGCAAAGTGGCTGAAGGAGCCAGCGACCGGCTCCTCGACAACCATTTCACCTAACTGGCGCATGATCAGAAAAGCAATGAAACCCGCAATCGCGTAACCCAAAATAATGCCCGGACCGGCAGACTGGATAACGGATGCGCTGCCCAGAAACAGGCCGGTACCAATAGCACCGCCCAGTGCGATGAGCTGAATATGGCGGTTTTTTAGCCCGCGCTTTAGCTGATCGCCGTGCTGTTGAGCTTCCATTTGAAACCTCGTGTGTGGTTGTTATGTCACGCTGTGCGTGTGTAATTATGAAAATCCATATTCTGTATTTATTTCTTTACGGTTAAACGAACCGAAAAAAGCGGAGATGACTTCCGTAAGCGCCAGAATAGTGGTAAGTGCCTGTGAATGCACCTGCTTTATGAAGGGCTGATGACGAGTTGAATAAAAAGAAAGCATTTGTAAATCACTCCGCTCTCGCTTCTTACCCCAACCTATAGAATAGAAATGCGCCTTAAGTGGGCGAATTTTCATAATTTGCCTTGTTGAATCGCTTCAGATTGCAAAAACCCTCGTTTCATTATGGTTAAAACTCCCACTTTGGGAGTAATCAACTCATTTGTGCAAAGTTACATTTCTGAAACGTTATTTCTGTAAGGTTGTTAAAATGTGCAGGGTTTACTGATTTCAATCAAAACCAATATGGACAGAAGGTGAATACTTTGTTACTTTAGCGATACGAAATATAAATTGGTAAGACCAATTGACTCCGGGCAAAAAGGCGTAAGACAGGGAATATGGCCTACAGCAAAATTCGCCAACCAAAACTATCTGATGTGATTGAGCAGCAGCTGGAGTTTTTAATCCTCGAAGGGACTCTGCGCCCGGGTGAGAAACTTCCGCCAGAACGCGAACTGGCAAAACAGTTCGACGTTTCACGTCCCTCTCTGCGTGAGGCGATTCAACGCCTCGAAGCAAAGGGCTTGCTGCTTCGTCGCCAGGGCGGCGGAACCTTTGTGCAAAACAGCCTGTGGCAGAGCTTCAGCGATCCGCTGGTAGAACTTCTCTCTGACCACCCAGAATCCCAGTTTGACCTGCTTGAGACCCGTCACGCGCTGGAAGGTATTGCGGCCTATTACGCTGCCCTTCGCAGCACTGATGAAGATCGCGTGCGTATCCGCGAGCTGCATCAGGCCATTGAACGGGCACAGCAGTCCGGCGATTTAGACGCCGAGTCCAGCGCCGTCGTCCAGTATCAAATCGCCGTCACCGAAGCGGCACACAATGTGGTGCTCCTCCATCTGCTACGCTGCATGGAGCCGATGCTGGCCCAGAACGTTCGTCAGAATTTTGAATTGTTGTATGCCCGTCGGGAGATGCTCCCACTGGTAAGCAACCATCGCACCCGAATATTCGAGGCGATAATGGCCGGGGAACCGGAGCAGGCGCGCGAAGCG comes from Enterobacter kobei and encodes:
- the pdhR gene encoding pyruvate dehydrogenase complex transcriptional repressor PdhR, which translates into the protein MAYSKIRQPKLSDVIEQQLEFLILEGTLRPGEKLPPERELAKQFDVSRPSLREAIQRLEAKGLLLRRQGGGTFVQNSLWQSFSDPLVELLSDHPESQFDLLETRHALEGIAAYYAALRSTDEDRVRIRELHQAIERAQQSGDLDAESSAVVQYQIAVTEAAHNVVLLHLLRCMEPMLAQNVRQNFELLYARREMLPLVSNHRTRIFEAIMAGEPEQAREASHRHLAFIEEILLDRSREQSRRERSLRRIQQRKD
- the ampD gene encoding 1,6-anhydro-N-acetylmuramyl-L-alanine amidase AmpD; this translates as MLLENGWLVDARRVPSPHHDCRPEDEKPTLLVVHNISLPPGEFGGPWIDALFTGTIDPNAHPFFAEIAHLRVSAHCLIRRDGEVVQYVPFDKRAWHAGVSMYHGRERCNDFSIGIELEGTDTTPYTDSQYQQLAAVTRTLIGLYPAIADNITGHSDIAPARKTDPGPAFDWPRFRAMLTASSE
- the ampE gene encoding beta-lactamase regulator AmpE — protein: MTLFTMLLVIIAERLFKLGEHWHLDHRLEVLFRRIRHFSMLRTLLMMAGVMVITFLLLRALYGLFFNVPLLVVWILLGVLCIGAGKVRLHYHAYLKAASRDDAHARGAMASELTMIHGVPPDCDEREFLRELQNALLWINFRYYLAPLFWFVVGGPVGPVLLMGYAFLRAWQTWLARYLTPHERLLSGIDAILHVLDWLPVRLVGVVYALIGHGEKALPAWFASLGDRHTSQYQVLTRLAQFSLAREPHTDKIETPKAAVSMAKKTSFVVVVVVALLTIYGTLV
- a CDS encoding glycoside-pentoside-hexuronide (GPH):cation symporter, whose protein sequence is MDNAKLSVKEKIGYGMGDAGCNIIFGAIMLFVNYFYTDIFGLAPALVGVLLLSVRVIDAVTDPIMGAIADRTRSKYGRFRPWLLWIAFPYALFSILMFTTPEWSYNSKVIYAFVTYFLLSLTYTAINIPYCSLGGVITNDPKERVACQSYRFVLVGIATLLLSLTLLPMADWFGGDNKAKGYQMAMTVLALIGTCMFLFCFATVRERVRPAVQTHDELKNDLKDVWKNDQWVRILLLTLCNVCPGFIRMAATMYYVTWVMGQSTHFATVFISLGVIGMMLGSVLAKVLTDRWCKLKVFFWTNIVLAIFSCAFYFFDPKATVTIVVLYVLLNILHQIPSPLHWSLMADVDDYGEWKTGKRITGISFSGNIFFLKLGLAIAGAMVGFLLSWYGYDAGAKAQSAEAINGIVLLFTVIPGVGYLITAGVVRLLKVDRETMKMIQSDLEKRRANYRELNAYQELKAAETK
- a CDS encoding family 43 glycosylhydrolase; the protein is MQTWPNPFIEQRADPYILHHEGQYYFIASVPEYDRLAIRRADSLEGLRSAEEIVVWRKPDTGPMSQLIWAPELHHIDGKWYIYFAATHTQALDSLGMFQHRMFALECTDSDPLAGTWVEKGQIKTPFDTFALDATTFVHQGKRWYLWAQKAPDIAGNSNLYLCEMENPWTLKGEPVMLSKPEYDWECRGFLVNEGPAVLVHGDKLFISYSASATDENYCMGLLWIYLNADPRQPANWHKSARPVFVTSYENRQYGPGHNSFTQTPEGEDVLVYHARNYTEIEGDPLYDPNRHTRLKLVRWNESGMPDFGIPPADTL
- the aroP gene encoding aromatic amino acid transporter AroP; amino-acid sequence: MEAQQHGDQLKRGLKNRHIQLIALGGAIGTGLFLGSASVIQSAGPGIILGYAIAGFIAFLIMRQLGEMVVEEPVAGSFSHFAYKYWGSFAGFASGWNYWVLYVLVAMAELTAVGKYIQFWYPDIPTWVSAAAFFVIINAINLTNVKVFGEMEFWFAIIKVIAVVAMIIFGGWLLFSGNGGPQATVRNLWEQGGFLPHGMTGLVMMMAIIMFSFGGLELVGITAAEADNPEQSIPKATNQVIYRILIFYVGSLAVLLSLLPWTRVTADTSPFVLIFHELGDTVVANALNVVVLTAALSVYNSCVYCNSRMLFGLAQQGNAPKMLLNVDKRGVPVNTIIVSAIVTALCVLINYMAPESAFGLLMALVVSALVINWAMISLAHIKFRRAKQQQGVTTRFPALLYPLGNWICLLFMAAVLVIMLITPGMAISVYLIPVWIAVLGVGYLFSQKSRKAMKAH
- the nadC gene encoding carboxylating nicotinate-nucleotide diphosphorylase; this translates as MPPRRYNPDHRREALLERINMDIPASVAHALKEDLGGDVNADKDITAQLLPKETRSHAVIITREEGVFCGKRWVEEVFTQLAGDDVQVTWHVEDGDAITANQPLFELDGPSRVLLTGERTALNFVQTLSGVASEVRRYVDLLAGTHTQLLDTRKTLPGLRTALKYAVLCGGGANHRLGLSDAFLIKENHIIASGSVRQAVEKAFWLHPDVPVEVEVESLEELEQAVKAGADIIMLDNFETEQMREAVTLTNGRAQLEVSGNVTFDTIREFAETGVDYISVGALTKHVRALDLSMRFK